In Sorghum bicolor cultivar BTx623 chromosome 8, Sorghum_bicolor_NCBIv3, whole genome shotgun sequence, one genomic interval encodes:
- the LOC110437597 gene encoding uncharacterized protein LOC110437597 encodes MLILPDVRQPSDQIGRSIPHSQPIKSGDSHTPSNPIYFLLPSSSHATTAAASSTALRSPLASRHHGGTHSSNLTRSGRTGKVHTKLGSFTISRKARTSLALVTISLSDVSTRFLARLCAAACRLGRAVHAAPLLHIHMEENWWIKQYWRSA; translated from the exons ATGCTTATATTGCCAGATGTTCGTCAGCCATCCGATCAGATCGGACGTTCCATACCACACTCTCAACCAATTAAATCCGGTGACAGCCACACTCCTTCAAACCCTATCTATTTTCTCCTCCCATCCTCTTCGCACGCAACGACGGCGGCGGCATCTTCCACAGCGCTGAGATCCCCTTTGGCAAGCCGGCATCACGGCGGCACACACTCGAGTAACCTCACAAGAAGCGGGAGGACGGGGAAGGTTCACACCAAGCTCGGCAGCTTCACCATCTCTCGCAAAGCCAGGACCTCTCTGGCATTGGTGACGATATCTCT TTCTGATGTCTCTACACGCTTCCTGGCCAGGCTTTGTGCAGCAGCCTGCAGGCTGGGACGCGCCGTGCATGCTGCTCCTCTCCTTCATATCCACATG GAAGAGAATTGGTGGATAAAACAATATTGGAGAAGTGCTTGA